CGAACCCACGGGCCCCCCGAAGCCGGTGCGGAACACCGGCAGCATCTTGCCGAGGGCGCCGCCGTCAGCGCCGAGCACGATGCCGATGCGCAACTTCACCACGCGGATGCGCACTGCGGCTCGATCAGCCGCTGCCTCCCACTGGGCGCAGAGCTGGCCGAGGAAATCAGCCGCCGGTGGTGAGGCTTCGGTGAAACTGCCGCTCGGGCTGGTGCCGTAGTAGCCCACGGCTGAACCGTTCACCAGCACGCGGGGCGGGGTGCCCAGATGGCCCATGGCCTCAACCAGCTCTGTGGTGGTCACCAGCCTGCTGTCGAGCAGGCGCTGGCGGTGTTGCGGGGTCCAGCGGTGGTCGGCGATCGGCTCACCGGCCAGGTTCACCACCCCTTCGGCAGCCGCCAGAGCCTCGAGCACTTCGGGGCGCCTCCAGGTGGCCGGCTCGGCAGGATCCCCCTGCAGCCGGGCCACATCCGGAGGCCCTAGGCCACTGGCGCTGGAGCTGGCCGGCTGACGGCTGAGCAGCGTGCAGCTGTGCCCTTCCCGCTGCAGCAGGGGCACCAGTTCACGACCGATGAAGCCGGTACATCCGAGCAGAAACAGCCGCACAGCAGGGAGGACGCACGTTGATCAACGGTAGGGCTGGCACCGGTGGCAAAGGC
The window above is part of the Synechococcus sp. MW101C3 genome. Proteins encoded here:
- a CDS encoding TIGR01777 family oxidoreductase → MRLFLLGCTGFIGRELVPLLQREGHSCTLLSRQPASSSASGLGPPDVARLQGDPAEPATWRRPEVLEALAAAEGVVNLAGEPIADHRWTPQHRQRLLDSRLVTTTELVEAMGHLGTPPRVLVNGSAVGYYGTSPSGSFTEASPPAADFLGQLCAQWEAAADRAAVRIRVVKLRIGIVLGADGGALGKMLPVFRTGFGGPVGSGRQWMSWIERTDLCRLIAAALVDPAYVGAYNAVAPTPVTMQSFATSLGDVLGRPSLLPVPAPVLQLMLGDGAKVVLEGQHVVPERLQQQGFSFQYPDVAAALAAATSPGSR